The sequence ATGTCTCCAAAAACACCTGATACTACTGCTGCAACGAGTAAAACGATAATCATGAAGTCTTTGAATTGATCCAAGAATTTCATTAGCAAACTCTTGGTTTTCCCCTCGTCTAATTGATTGGGACCATACTCTGCTATTCTTTTTTCTGCTTCTTGACTGGTCAGGCCTTCTTCAGAAGTCTGCATCTGTTTTAAGACAGCGGCTTCATCTTGGGTAAAAAACGGTTCTTTTACTTGTTCTTTTTTCTCGTTATCCATGACTGCTTCCTTCCCTTCCTAGTAAATAAGTACAAAACATAAATTAAAAAGCTTTCTTTCCGCCGTAAATAAAATAAGCCGAATAGAACTTATTTTTATCTGTAGGCGTTCACAAGACTTATTAAGTTGATTATATCTTTCTCGTTTCAGCAAAGCAAAGGATTCGATAGTCTGAAAAATCGATTTGTTAAAATAAGCTCATTTCATTAAATAGATTCAATCATCTTTTAGTACAGTTGATCTTCGTTCTTTTCTTCAAATCTTACGGGGCAATAGCGGTAAATGGTTAAATCGACTTTCCCTTGAGCATTTGTTTCAACTCCTTCGGCCATTAATTTTTCCCTTTGAGTGAACCGTCCTTCTTCATCTGTTAAACCAATCTCGCCTTTAGCGTTAATAACTCGATGCCAAGGCAAATGATGATTTTTGCTCATGGAATGCAGAATACGCACAACTTGCCGTGCGCCTCGCGGATTTCCAGCTAAAGCAGCAACTTGACCGTAAGTCATGACTTTGCCAGCAGGAATTTGTTTTAGCACGTTGATGGTCTTCTCAGTAAATGGTGTCATAGTATTCCTTCTTTCTTGTACTTATTCTAATGAACAAAAAAATTCTCTATACCATCTAGTATAGAGAATTTTTT is a genomic window of Carnobacterium sp. CP1 containing:
- a CDS encoding MGMT family protein, encoding MTPFTEKTINVLKQIPAGKVMTYGQVAALAGNPRGARQVVRILHSMSKNHHLPWHRVINAKGEIGLTDEEGRFTQREKLMAEGVETNAQGKVDLTIYRYCPVRFEEKNEDQLY